The Branchiostoma lanceolatum isolate klBraLanc5 chromosome 10, klBraLanc5.hap2, whole genome shotgun sequence genome has a window encoding:
- the LOC136442937 gene encoding large ribosomal subunit protein bL20m-like: MFLTLARYVRSPPPDRWWKRRYVFNNTWRFWGRHRNCYKIAIQSMQHAWRHARRGRAEKKRFVRGLWIERLRAASEEHGLSYEHLVVGLDMAQVQIDRKVLSHLAIYEPKTFKALAEIARISYGEGLMAATGKQPEGVFTRVVHWE, from the exons ATGTTTCTGACTTTAGCGCGCTATGTGAGAAGCCCACCGCCAGATAGGTGGTGGAAAAGGAGATATGTCTTCAACAACACATGG CGGTTCTGGGGCCGACACAGGAACTGCTACAAGATCGCAATCCAGTCCATGCAGCACGCGTGGAGACACGCCAGGAGAGGACGGGCCGAGAAGAAAAGATTTGTGCGAGGG CTGTGGATAGAACGACTCCGTGCAGCTTCTGAGGAACACGGTCTGTCATACGAACACTTAGTGGTTGGACTGGACATG GCCCAGGTACAGATAGACAGGAAGGTGTTGTCTCACCTGGCCATCTATGAACCCAAGACTTTCAAGGCCCTCGCTGAGATCGCCAGAATATCCTACGGAGAGGGGCTGATGGCAGCTACAGGAAAACAACCGGAGGGGGTGTTCACAAGGGTCGTGCACTGGGAATAG
- the LOC136442936 gene encoding cytidine deaminase-like isoform X1: MVCHVGLKVTENKMADKSAASADLSEEQIQELVQKSHLAKKKAYAPYSNFHVGAALRTEDGTIFTGCNVENAAYPVSCCAERTAIFKAVSEGYKAFRAIAIAGNVESEFLAPCGSCRQVMREFGTDWTVYLTKPDLSYRAMTVGELLPCSFGPDDLNKPKVKGQ; the protein is encoded by the exons ATGGTATGTCATGTGGGGCTAAAGGTCACTGAGAACAAAATGGCAGACAAAAGTGCGGCGTCTGCAGATCTTTCAG AGGAGCAGATACAGGAGTTAGTACAGAAAAGTCACCTGGCCAAGAAGAAGGCCTACGCACCTTACAGTAACTTCCACGTAGGAGCAGCGTTAAGGACAGAGGACGGGACCATCTTCACTG GCTGCAATGTAGAGAACGCTGCCTACCCTGTGAGTTGTTGTGCAGAGAGGACAGCTATCTTCAAAGCAGTGTCAGAGGGGTACAAGGCATTCAGAGCCATTGCAATAGCTGG GAATGTTGAGAGTGAGTTCCTGGCACCCTGTGGCAGCTGCAGACAGGTCATGAGGGAG TTTGGGACAGACTGGACGGTGTACCTGACCAAGCCTGACCTGTCATACCGGGCCATGACTGTGGGGGAGCTGCTACCCTGTAGCTTTGGACCAGATGATCTCAACAAGCCAAAGGTCAAAGGGCAGTGA
- the LOC136443061 gene encoding serine/threonine-protein kinase PINK1, mitochondrial-like has protein sequence MAKERLMGVKTLVERAVQLARGVAQGSRQTLHTIRHRVEQRAGLHKTQGRHSHGQAITVTRTQQQASSVFTRVLLPKQINSLAATLRRSAAMRLLAYRSPSHSQIPIFAFVGLAYASAMSGSEKETEEHCDSLCKDIRAIFHPFTPKLRGTASLLKAGKQYKLEDFALGECVGQGCNAVVYEARLKDDGNMEETEEQTQEPSNNINIIPETEEQPATGPVNHPTSCHDNRPTLAVKMVFNLEVESCSQAILREMRREVVPARQVTINGRVMGRDWENGNRVKKKRLPPHPNIVEMLTVFADTVPLLPDAMQNYPAALPPRFNPDGFGRNMTLFIVMKRYPVTLKEYLETNTPSSVVAMAMVAQLLEGVSHLLDHGIAHRDLKNDNILVELHGDGCPRLILTDFGCCLYDNNNSLQVPFPHQELDTRDGNSALMAPEVATAVPGPRSCVDYTKSDVFAVGALAYEILGLPNPFYGSEAGTRLNTCTFEEADLPPLPSTVDGRFCSIVRLLLKRDPRQRPSARVAANMVHLLLWDGGHLTSSKDLIGWLMQLSALTLLEKVKGQKSDEAENLLKREFLCNVTVGDLMEAFHLFRFC, from the exons ATGGCCAAGGAGCGACTGATGGGTGTGAAAACCCTGGTGGAACGGGCTGTACAG CTTGCCCGAGGTGTGGCCCAGGGTTCTCGGCAGACCCTGCACACCATCCGACACCGCGTCGAGCAGAGGGCGGGGCTGCACAAGACTCAAGGCAGACACTCCCATGGCCAGGCCATCACTGTCACAAGAACACAGCAACAAGCATCATCAGTCTTCACCAG AGTCTTGCTGCCCAAACAGATCAACAGTCTTGCTGCCACCCTGCGTAGAAGCGCCGCCATGCGACTCCTGGCATATCGCAGCCCATCTCACAGCCAGATCCCCATCTTTGCGTTTGTGGGCCTGGCCTATGCCAGCGCCATGTCAGGCAGTGAGAAAGAGACAGAAGAACACTGTGATTCACTCTGCAAGGACATCAGG GCCATCTTCCATCCTTTCACCCCCAAACTGAGAGGCACTGCGTCACTACTGAAGGCTGGTAAACAGTACAAGCTGGAGGACTTTGCCCTGGGAGAGTGTGTGGGACAGGGATGTAATGCTGTCGTGTACGAGGCCAGACTGAAGGACGATGGAAACATGGAGGAAACAGAAGAACAGACACAG GAGCCATccaacaacatcaacatcatccCTGAAACTGAGGAGCAGCCTGCCACaggacctgtcaatcacccCACCAGTTGCCACGACAACCGCCCCACCCTCGCAGTGAAGATGGTGTTTAACCTGGAGGTGGAGTCGTGCAGTCAGGCCATCCTGAGAGAGATGCGACGGGAGGTCGTCCCCGCCCGACAGGTCACCATCAACGGGCGTGTCATGGGCAGGGACTGGGAGAACGG GAACCGTGTGAAGAAGAAGCGTCTGCCGCCCCACCCAAACATCGTGGAGATGCTGACGGTGTTTGCCGACACCGTGCCCCTGCTGCCGGACGCCATGCAGAACTACCCCGCAGCACTGCCGCCCAGGTTCAACCCTGACGGCTTCGGCAGGAACATGACACTCTTCATCGTCATGAAACG GTACCCAGTAACACTGAAGGAATACCTGGAAACCAACACACCGAGTTCcgtggttgccatggcgatggttGCCCAGCTACTGGAGGGCGTGTCCCACCTGCTGGATCATGGGATAGCACATCGTGACCTGAAGAATGACAACATCCTTGTTGAGCTCCATGGAG ACGGCTGTCCCAGACTGATTCTCACAGACTTTGGCTGCTGCCTgtacgacaacaacaacagtctcCAGGTGCCCTTCCCCCACCAGGAACTGGACACACGGGACGGAAACTCTGCACTTATGGCTCCAGAG GTGGCAACTGCCGTCCCAGGGCCAAGAAGCTGTGTGGACTACACAAAGTCAGATGTGTTTGCTGTGGGGGCGCTTGCCTACGAGATTCTTGGTCTGCCCAACCCTTTCTACGGCAGTGAAGCTGGCACCAGATTGAACACCTGCACATTCGAGGAGGCCGACCTGCCCCCACTGCCCAGCACCGTGGATGGGAGATTCTGCAGCATCGTCAGACTGCTGCTGAAGAGAGACCCAAGACAG AGACCCAGTGCCAGGGTGGCCGCCAACATGGTCCATCTCCTCCTATGGGATGGAGGTCACCTGACCAGTTCCAAAGATCTGATTGGTTGGCTCATGCAGCTGTCAGCACTCACACTGCTCGaaaaggttaaaggtcagaagTCAGATGAAGCTGAAAATCTGCTGAAAAGAGAGTTTTTGTGTAACGTAACTGTAGGGGATCTGATGGAAGCTTTCCATTTGTTCAGATTTTGTTGA
- the LOC136443261 gene encoding ran guanine nucleotide release factor-like isoform X2, translated as MHCSLLRDIPDNQEVFSHACTDQSFIIEIVEFQQVPDPQAAKYHFEDIASSNEAVGPDNCQVECVEQIPLDQTGMHQCSTAWLLSGKQEVAKFNEGVEARNCVNIYLALFRLPQHGTDILVTFNDPTHISPSSSSAQQQPGVDSDWTLDQFKAVLQTLRIVDEGLFA; from the exons ATGCATTGCAG tttactaCGGGACATCCCAGATAACCAGGAGGTGTTCAGCCACGCCTGCACCGACCAGAGCTTCATCATCGAGATAGTAGAGTTCCAGCAAGTTCCAGATCCACAGGCTGCAAA GTACCATTTTGAAGACATTGCGTCCAGTAACGAAGCAGTCGGACCGGACAACTGTCAGGTGGAGTGTGTGGAACAGATCCCACTGGACCAGACAGGCATGCATCA ATGTAGCACAGCCTGGCTGCTATCAGGAAAGCAGGAGGTGGCAAAGTTCAATGAAGGA GTGGAAGCCAGAAACTGTGTGAACATCTACCTGGCCCTGTTTAGACTACCCCAGCATGGGACAGATATACTGGTCACCTTTAATGATCCTACACACATTAG TCCTTCAAGCAGTAGTGCCCAGCAGCAGCCCGGAGTGGACAGTGACTGGACTCTGGACCAGTTCAAGGCAGTACTGCAGACCCTCAGGATAGTTGACGAAGGCCTGTTTGCTTAA
- the LOC136443067 gene encoding 6-phosphogluconate dehydrogenase, decarboxylating-like, with protein MAPEPQADIALIGLAVMGQNLILNMNDHGFVVCAFNRTVSKVEDFLAKEAKGTKVVGARSLEEMVGMLKKPRRVMMLVKAGSAVDAFIDKLVPLLEKGDIIIDGGNSEYTDSRRRCAALKEKGLHFVGSGVSGGEEGARYGPSLMPGGSPEAWPHIKPIFQGVAAKVGTEPCCDWVGEDGAGHFVKMVHNGIEYGDMQLICEAYHLMKGVLKMDNDEMSQAFTEWNKGELDSFLIEISANILKFRDEDGKHLLDKIRDAAGQKGTGKWTAISALDYGMPVTLIGEAVFARCLSSIQQERVDASKHLPGPNAPTFKIDKPAFIEQIRKALYASKIVSYAQGFMLLREAARQFNWNLNYGGIALMWRGGCIIRSRFLGNIKEAFDKNPNLTNLLLDDFFKKAIADCQDSCRQVVSMAVTAGVPVPAFSTALAFYDGYRSARLPANLIQAQRDYFGAHTYELLDSPGKFHHTNWTGTGGDVSAGTYNA; from the exons ATGGCACCCGAACCACA AGCTGACATTGCCCTGATTGGTCTGGCTGTCATG ggCCAGAACCTGATCTTGAACATGAACGACCATGGCTTTGTG GTCTGCGCCTTCAACCGTACCGTGTCCAAGGTGGAGGACTTCCTAGCAAAGGAGGCGAAGGGTACAAAGGTCGTCGGCGCCCGCTCGCTAGAGGAGATGGTCGGGATGCTGAAGAAGCCGCGGCGGGTCATGATGCTGGTGAAGGCCGGGTCGGCCGTGGACGCCTTCATCGACAAACTG GTACCTCTGCTTGAGAAGGGTGACATCATCATCGATGGTGGAAACTCAGAGTACACAGACTCGAGG AGAAGGTGTGCTGCTCTGAAGGAGAAGGGTCTTCACTTTGTGGGTAGCGGTGTGAGCGGGGGTGAGGAGGGGGCGAGGTACGGCCCTTCCCTCATGCCAGGGGGATCTCCCGAAGCATG GCCACACATCAAGCCAATCTTCCAGGGTGTTGCAGCCAAGGTTGGCACTGAGCCTTGCTGTGACTGG GTTGGTGAGGACGGTGCCGGCCACTTTGTGAAGATGGTTCACAACGGGATCGAGTACGGAGACATGCAGCTGATCTGTGAGGCCTACCATCTCATGAAGGGTGTGCTGAAGATGGACAACGATGAGATGAGCCAG GCATTTACTGAGTGGAACAAAGGTGAGCTGGACTCATTCCTGATCGAGATCTCGGCCAACATCCTGAAGTTCCGCGACGAGGATGGCAAACATCTGCTGGACAAGATCAGGGACGCTGCCGGGCAG AAAGGCACTGGGAAGTGGACGGCTATCTCAGCGCTGGACTATGGCATGCCGGTCaccctgattg GTGAGGCTGTGTTTGCCCGTTGCCTGTCCTCCATACAACAGGAGCGTGTGGATGCCAGTAAACACCTTCCAGGACCCAACGCACCGACGTTCAAAATAGACAAGCCGGCTTTTATAGAGCAGATCAGAAAG GCCCTGTATGCCTCCAAGATCGTGTCGTACGCCCAGGGCTTCATGCTGCTCCGTGAGGCGGCGCGCCAGTTTAACTGGAACCTGAACTACGGAGGCATCGCACTCATGTGGAGGGGAGGCTGCATCATCAGGAG CCGTTTCCTTGGAAACATCAAGGAAGCTTTCGACAAGAACCCCAACCTGACCAACCTGCTGTTGGATGACTTCTTCAAGAAGGCCATCGCTGACTGCCAG GACTCCTGCAGGCAAGTGGTGTCCATGGCGGTAACAGCAGGAGTGCCTGTCCCGGCCTTCAGCACTGCGCTGGCGTTCTACGACGGCTATAGGTCTGCCCGCCTGCCTGCCAACCTTATCCAG GCCCAGAGGGACTACTTTGGTGCCCACACCTATGAACTGTTGGACTCCCCAGGCAAGTTTCACCACACCAACTGGACAGGCACTGGAGGAGATGTGTCAGCGGGCACCTATAATGCCTAG
- the LOC136442939 gene encoding galectin-4-like, with product MVALKSRSKGKWGEEGLVKNTAFQKGKPFEMTIFMEKDKYKVSVKNLGSGANQEFSLPQNIPFKRVTHLAIRGGVEITSIRYA from the exons ATGGTGGCCCTCAAATCTCGGTCTAAGGGGAAGTGGGGCGAGGAAGGCCTGGTCAAAAACACTGCGTTCCAGAAGGGGAAACCGTTCGAGATGACGATTTTCATGGAGAAGGACAAGTATAAG GTTTCTGTGAAAAACCTAGGGAGCGGCGCCAATCAGGAGTTTAGTCTCCCTCAGAACATCCCGTTCAAACGGGTGACTCACCTGGCCATACGTGGGGGTGTGGAGATCACGTCCATCCGCTATGCTTGA
- the LOC136443261 gene encoding ran guanine nucleotide release factor-like isoform X1: MSGEGQGEEKALYGGAMCAFLPPDAKDVSLLRDIPDNQEVFSHACTDQSFIIEIVEFQQVPDPQAAKYHFEDIASSNEAVGPDNCQVECVEQIPLDQTGMHQCSTAWLLSGKQEVAKFNEGVEARNCVNIYLALFRLPQHGTDILVTFNDPTHISPSSSSAQQQPGVDSDWTLDQFKAVLQTLRIVDEGLFA, encoded by the exons ATGAGCGGAGAAGGACAAGGGGAAGAGAAGGCCTTGTACGGCGGCGCAATGTGTGCCTTTCTACCGCCGGACGCAAAGGATGTTAG tttactaCGGGACATCCCAGATAACCAGGAGGTGTTCAGCCACGCCTGCACCGACCAGAGCTTCATCATCGAGATAGTAGAGTTCCAGCAAGTTCCAGATCCACAGGCTGCAAA GTACCATTTTGAAGACATTGCGTCCAGTAACGAAGCAGTCGGACCGGACAACTGTCAGGTGGAGTGTGTGGAACAGATCCCACTGGACCAGACAGGCATGCATCA ATGTAGCACAGCCTGGCTGCTATCAGGAAAGCAGGAGGTGGCAAAGTTCAATGAAGGA GTGGAAGCCAGAAACTGTGTGAACATCTACCTGGCCCTGTTTAGACTACCCCAGCATGGGACAGATATACTGGTCACCTTTAATGATCCTACACACATTAG TCCTTCAAGCAGTAGTGCCCAGCAGCAGCCCGGAGTGGACAGTGACTGGACTCTGGACCAGTTCAAGGCAGTACTGCAGACCCTCAGGATAGTTGACGAAGGCCTGTTTGCTTAA
- the LOC136442936 gene encoding cytidine deaminase-like isoform X2, whose product MVCHVGLKVTENKMADKSAASADLSEEQIQELVQKSHLAKKKAYAPYSNFHVGAALRTEDGTIFTGCNVENASYPLCCCAERTAIFNAVTEGCRTFRAMAVATNVESEFLAPCGSCRQVMREFGTDWTVYLTKPDLSYRAMTVGELLPCSFGPDDLNKPKVKGQ is encoded by the exons ATGGTATGTCATGTGGGGCTAAAGGTCACTGAGAACAAAATGGCAGACAAAAGTGCGGCGTCTGCAGATCTTTCAG AGGAGCAGATACAGGAGTTAGTACAGAAAAGTCACCTGGCCAAGAAGAAGGCCTACGCACCTTACAGTAACTTCCACGTAGGAGCAGCGTTAAGGACAGAGGACGGGACCATCTTCACTG GTTGTAATGTAGAGAATGCCTCCTATCCTCTGTGCTGCTGTGCAGAGAGAACTGCTATCTTCAATGCTGTTACCGAGGGTTGCAGGACATTTAGAGCCATGGCTGTGGCCAC GAATGTTGAGAGTGAGTTCCTGGCACCCTGTGGCAGCTGCAGACAGGTCATGAGGGAG TTTGGGACAGACTGGACGGTGTACCTGACCAAGCCTGACCTGTCATACCGGGCCATGACTGTGGGGGAGCTGCTACCCTGTAGCTTTGGACCAGATGATCTCAACAAGCCAAAGGTCAAAGGGCAGTGA